The Candidatus Eremiobacteraceae bacterium nucleotide sequence AACCTTTCGGTTAGTTATCCCGGACGGAAAGGTAGGTTGACTACGTGTTACTCACCCGTCTGCCGCTAGCGCTTCATCTGTATTGCTACAGATTGGCACCCGCTCGACTTGCATGTGTTAGGCACGCCGCCAGCGTTAATCCTGAGCCAGGATCAAACTCTCCATTATATCTTGCGACGCAGTCATCGTGAGGACGACCGCGCCAAATCTATAACGAGCTTTTTGAAAGGCTCTTTTAGCTTGTGGTACTGGCGCACCACTACAACATCAGGGGGGCTAAATCCAAGCCTGATGAGGACCCGATCGCACTCGGGTGAATTGGTTAAAATCCCACTTTGACAAACAAAAAACCGGCTCGCGCCGGCCTCCGATTGTCTCATCGGGACCCACGAACTATTCGCGTTTGCGCTGTTTAGTTTTCAAAGAACACGCCTCCAAGCCAAGTCCGATTGTTCGGACATGCTTTCCGAGCTGCCTTACGGGAGCTGGACCGGAAGCCACGCAGAACATTCTATCACCGTGGGGTGGTAGGGTCAAGGAAAGATTATCAGGGTGCGGAAAACCGGCAAGTTGTCCCGATTAGCGGGCGAATCCGTCTAGGGACCAGGGAGCGGTCGAGATTTATCTCGACCGCCGCGGTCATGGTTGGTCGCGATCACCGACTCGGAAACCGAGCTCTGATCGACCGCCGCTGCATCGTCGCAAAGGTGAGGTCGCGGCGGTCGAGATGAATCTCGACCGCTCGCAACTTCCAGAGGCGCGCTCCTCCTAAATCAAAAGGCCGCGGCGGTCGAGCTAAAGCTCGACCGCTACAGACCAGCCCAATCCGTTGGGCGGTTTTCTTCCGTGAAGCCTTAGTGCGAGTCGTCGCAGACGACGTAGACGTCCGCTGTCTGGCCCGCCTGCACGAGTCCGCCGCAGAGATCGTGGATCGCGACCTTCGGCATCGCGACGCCGTTAGGATACATCGCGATCGGACCCGCTTCGATGAAGTGCTCGCTCGGGCGGATCGTCAGCCCGACGAGCGACGTCGTCTGATAGCCGGCACGCTGGAATTTCAAGCGATACATGCCGCCTTGCAATCCGCTGATCGCGAACTGCCCCTTCGCATCCGTTACCGCGGTGCCGAGTTGGCGCGTGCCATCCTCGGCATAAATCGAGATGTGCGCGGCCGGAACCGGCTGCAGCGAATTCACGTCGACGACGCGACCCGACACCGAAGCGTTCCACGACGCCATCGCTATTGAAGCCGTTGCGAGCAGCGCGACGCCGGTTGCGGTCGCTATTCTTGCGATCATGTTCATCTGTGCCTCCAATCGAACAATCCGCTATGCGAACTACCCGCTTTTGGCTCGCTTGAAACGCCTTACGGAGAACCTCTCGAGCGTCATATGCGTGACGGCCGTCACAGGGGGACGCGGCAAGCGTTTCGTCCCCTTATGCGCTCCGATATCTGATTCTAGAAGGGTAGACGT carries:
- a CDS encoding carboxypeptidase-like regulatory domain-containing protein — encoded protein: MIARIATATGVALLATASIAMASWNASVSGRVVDVNSLQPVPAAHISIYAEDGTRQLGTAVTDAKGQFAISGLQGGMYRLKFQRAGYQTTSLVGLTIRPSEHFIEAGPIAMYPNGVAMPKVAIHDLCGGLVQAGQTADVYVVCDDSH